The Theileria orientalis strain Shintoku DNA, chromosome 3, complete genome genome window below encodes:
- a CDS encoding 26S proteasome regulatory subunit: MDQFDLHLSQLQKAYQTNFKSTKFETCLFLIDKLKDFTAHYNLSNPNVDKESLLKIRTFLETAALIFLEANDTENFKSLYSQLQPFYFDLNNILPKSEHMTTILSMWMLHLLSDNKIGDLYMLLEKIPNDVKQDDKIAFVINLERLMMEGNLHQLLELDTQDGTPPQGRTASRCHDRCGSEYYKIIASTARNKIASSIELCYRHLSLDYVSNLLKLKNRNETLDFISYYNQYKLQQDPESVPWKVADNYVIFQNEVGAKHKIPSRELLSNSLEYLHDLEKII, translated from the exons atggacCAATTTGACTTACACCTATCGCAGCTGCAAAAGGCGTATCAAACGAACTTTAAATCCACCAAGTTTGAAACTTGCTTGTTCCTCATTGACAAGCTCAAGGACTTTACAGCCCATTACAACCTGTCCAACCCAAATGTGGACAAAGAATCTTTGCTGAAAATCAGAACATTCTTAGAAACAGCTGCTTTAATATTCCTGGAGGCGAACGATACTGAGAATTTCAAGTCTCTGTACTCACAACTGCAGCCCTTCTACTTTGACCTGAACAAC ATTCTCCCGAAGAGTGAGCACATGACCACGATTCTGAGTATGTGGATGCTGCACCTGCTGAGTGACAATAAAATCGGGGACCTGTACATGCTTCTTGAGAAAATTCCAAACGACGTCAAACAGGATGACAAGATCGCCTTTGTCATCAACCTCGAGCGACTGATGATGGAAGGCAATCTGCATCAGCTGCTAGAGTTGGACACTCAGGACGGCACACCCCCTCAAG GTCGCACGGCTAGTCGCTGCCACGACAGGTGTGGCTCTGAGTACTATAAGATCATTGCTAGCACTGCCAGGAACAAAATCGCATCTTCAATAGAGCTGTGCTACAGGCACCTGAGTTTGGACTACGTGTCCAACTTGCTAAAGTTGAAGAACAGAAAC GAAACTCTGGACTTCATATCGTACTACAATCAGTACAAGTTGCAACAGG ACCCTGAGTCTGTTCCCTGGAAAGTGGCTGACAACTATGTGATTTTTCAGAATGAAGTTGGTGCAAAGCACAAGATACCTTCTAGAGAGTTACTGTCTAACTCACTGGAGTATTTACATGACCTTGAAAAGATCATATAA